Proteins from a genomic interval of Gordonia sp. SL306:
- a CDS encoding PE-PPE domain-containing protein translates to MGGFSEIGSRQHRRVTVLAVGGTGESFDGDRRRDVTGMLRGVTEGLDERFDCRWIGYPASYGPATHIGGISYQRSLDIGTSALHTALWQTEGPVALIGYSQGAVVIRAALHELGEASDPVLERVLAVGFVADPHQPTGVVAGCAGWGVAGPGPALPVAVPAHWVGTPDDMICNAAADSFLRDVADLTAGFAVGRVRSWMTQIWNILRHNSFQNADRTSPGLAQMSRDVGRLWSAVREVLGYLPGTITWRGLVFRNRRGGRHTSYAREPYRRGSWTDPDTTGCEALAAWLQVCATFSDVGCAAEWGEVEFAA, encoded by the coding sequence ATGGGCGGGTTCTCGGAGATCGGATCACGGCAACACCGGCGGGTGACCGTGCTCGCGGTGGGCGGCACCGGGGAGTCCTTCGACGGCGACCGACGACGTGACGTGACCGGCATGCTGCGTGGCGTCACCGAAGGGCTCGACGAGCGCTTCGACTGTCGATGGATCGGATATCCCGCCAGCTACGGTCCTGCCACACACATCGGCGGGATCAGCTATCAGCGCAGCCTCGACATCGGTACGAGCGCGCTCCACACGGCCCTGTGGCAGACCGAGGGTCCCGTCGCCTTGATCGGCTATTCGCAAGGCGCCGTGGTGATCCGGGCCGCGCTGCACGAACTGGGCGAGGCCTCGGACCCGGTGCTCGAGCGTGTGTTGGCGGTCGGGTTCGTCGCCGACCCCCATCAGCCAACGGGCGTGGTGGCGGGTTGTGCGGGATGGGGTGTCGCCGGCCCGGGACCGGCCCTGCCTGTCGCGGTGCCTGCTCACTGGGTGGGTACGCCGGACGACATGATCTGCAACGCGGCTGCGGACTCCTTTCTCCGCGACGTCGCCGATCTGACGGCAGGTTTCGCAGTGGGCCGAGTCCGTTCCTGGATGACCCAGATATGGAACATCCTGCGGCACAATTCCTTCCAGAATGCAGATCGGACATCGCCCGGCCTGGCGCAGATGTCCCGCGACGTCGGGCGGCTCTGGTCGGCGGTCCGGGAGGTGCTCGGCTATCTACCCGGGACCATCACCTGGCGCGGTCTGGTGTTCCGAAATCGCCGGGGCGGCCGGCACACGTCCTATGCCCGGGAGCCGTACCGGCGCGGATCGTGGACGGATCCCGACACCACCGGATGCGAGGCGCTCGCCGCCTGGTTGCAGGTGTGCGCGACGTTCTCGGACGTCGGTTGCGCGGCGGAGTGGGGCGAGGTCGAGTTCGCCGCCTGA
- a CDS encoding L,D-transpeptidase: MFTSKPSRRARRGLTQRAIAIVIGALAVVLALPIAASAAPTTVTPVPGLPPLTIPDIPGAPQIPGAPSTPKSTPKPKPTPTTPEKPKGPAIPGVKTSTGWIALADDASHQITWWHNGNQVKTMPISMGTNDHPTPNGVYHTKEKYRDMYMDSSTYGVPVDSAEGYRTYVEYATRMSWDGIFIHAAPWSVSQQGRSNASHGCINVSTENGKWVFNTIPRDTPIVVRGTVGPKYTGD, from the coding sequence GTGTTCACATCGAAGCCTTCACGTCGCGCGCGCCGCGGCCTGACACAACGTGCGATCGCCATCGTGATCGGTGCGCTCGCCGTCGTGCTCGCCCTGCCGATCGCCGCCAGTGCCGCGCCGACGACCGTCACCCCGGTGCCGGGGCTGCCGCCGCTGACGATCCCCGACATCCCCGGTGCCCCGCAGATCCCGGGTGCCCCGTCGACGCCCAAGAGCACTCCGAAGCCGAAGCCGACCCCCACGACGCCGGAAAAGCCCAAGGGCCCGGCCATCCCGGGGGTCAAGACCTCGACCGGCTGGATCGCACTCGCTGACGATGCCTCCCACCAGATCACCTGGTGGCACAACGGCAATCAGGTCAAGACGATGCCGATCTCGATGGGCACCAACGATCACCCGACCCCGAACGGCGTGTACCACACCAAGGAGAAGTACCGCGACATGTACATGGACTCGTCCACGTACGGTGTGCCGGTCGACTCCGCCGAGGGGTACCGCACGTACGTCGAGTACGCGACCCGCATGTCGTGGGACGGCATCTTCATCCATGCGGCCCCCTGGTCGGTCTCGCAGCAGGGCCGCAGCAATGCGAGCCACGGCTGCATCAACGTGAGCACCGAGAACGGCAAGTGGGTGTTCAACACCATCCCGCGTGACACTCCGATCGTCGTGCGTGGCACCGTCGGTCCGAAATACACCGGCGACTGA
- a CDS encoding lipase family protein — translation MIAGGMIAGTPTATADDVAMPTPLPDSFYTIPKNIGKYAPGDVISVRGRPNPPAFFDVRTYQIKFRSTDSQGKPISAVTTLMVPTKKRVNGPLLSFQHIINATGLECAPSQALWTQDPNLTIREAPALNVALQRGWTIAIPDHLGPRSAYGAAKLGGQITLDGIRAVQRFGPAQVSKSRVGMAGYSGGGMATAWAVALAPKYAPDLNIVGAAYGGVPMNLIKMAEGLGYNNPHPAFGLAFAAAIGVAREYPEQIPMMQYLSPLGRQMYQGMRNACTNDILRLGAGHDAQQVTIGGRAIFDNKDARRVVEENSLSLYPGIPRIPIFEWHSPTDVLIPVSSIDYTINRYCRAGARVQRLLTPSPDHLSAAVIGLLPAFQYLTDRFNGAPAPSSC, via the coding sequence ATGATCGCGGGCGGCATGATCGCAGGCACACCGACCGCGACCGCCGACGACGTCGCGATGCCCACACCGCTACCCGACAGCTTCTACACGATCCCGAAGAACATCGGGAAGTATGCGCCCGGCGACGTGATCTCGGTGCGCGGCCGACCCAATCCCCCCGCGTTCTTCGACGTACGGACCTACCAGATCAAGTTCCGTTCGACCGACAGCCAGGGCAAGCCGATCTCGGCCGTGACCACCCTGATGGTGCCCACCAAGAAACGCGTCAACGGACCACTGCTGTCTTTCCAGCACATCATCAACGCGACCGGCCTCGAATGCGCTCCGTCGCAAGCACTCTGGACCCAGGACCCGAATCTGACGATCCGGGAGGCCCCGGCCCTGAACGTGGCCCTGCAGCGTGGCTGGACGATCGCCATCCCCGACCACCTCGGACCGCGCAGCGCCTACGGTGCCGCCAAACTCGGCGGCCAGATCACCTTGGACGGCATCCGCGCGGTGCAGCGATTCGGCCCCGCACAGGTGTCCAAGAGCCGGGTCGGCATGGCCGGCTACTCCGGTGGCGGTATGGCCACCGCATGGGCGGTCGCCCTGGCACCGAAGTACGCGCCCGACCTGAACATCGTCGGTGCCGCCTACGGTGGCGTGCCGATGAACCTGATCAAGATGGCCGAGGGACTGGGCTACAACAACCCGCATCCGGCCTTCGGCCTGGCGTTCGCCGCGGCCATCGGCGTCGCGCGCGAGTACCCCGAGCAGATCCCGATGATGCAATACCTGTCGCCGCTCGGCAGACAGATGTATCAGGGCATGCGCAACGCTTGCACGAACGACATCCTGCGCCTGGGCGCCGGGCATGACGCCCAGCAGGTGACCATCGGCGGCCGAGCGATCTTCGACAACAAGGATGCGCGCCGGGTCGTCGAGGAGAACAGCCTCTCGCTCTATCCCGGAATCCCGCGCATTCCCATCTTCGAATGGCACAGCCCGACCGATGTCCTCATCCCCGTGTCGTCGATCGACTACACGATCAACCGGTACTGCCGGGCCGGCGCTCGCGTCCAGCGCCTGCTGACACCGTCGCCCGATCATCTGTCGGCTGCCGTCATCGGTCTCCTGCCCGCTTTCCAGTACCTCACCGACCGCTTCAACGGGGCTCCGGCTCCGAGTAGCTGCTGA
- the tig gene encoding trigger factor — MKSTVEQLSPTRVKLNVEVPFEELSGEFDRAYKSLAQQIRIPGFRPGKAPAKLIEARVGRDSILAQVVNDALPTKYSQAVEETDTKAIGQPEIDLAELVYGDPVTFTAEVDVRPDVELPDYSTLAVEVDAIEVDDAEVEEQVEGLRARFGTLKGVDRGAENGDFVSIDLAATVDGEAVEEASTEGLSHEVGSGQLIEGLDDALVGMTAGENKEFTTKLVAGDHAGEDAQVTVTVNSVKERELPELDDEFAQMASEFDTVAELRESLVDRVEQSKKLEQANAIRDKVLEELLEKVEIPLPEKVVADEIEGQQHQVIHALGHDDEQVAKFLEAQGKTREEWDNEAREEAEKSVKTQLLLDAIAEQQDTEVGQDELTQQILFQAQRYGMQPQEFIQQLQNAGQVGAVYADVRRGKALAGIVSDVTVTDSKGAAVDTDEFFGKPEEAADEDAADDDSAEN; from the coding sequence GTGAAGAGCACCGTCGAGCAGCTGAGCCCGACCCGAGTGAAGCTCAATGTCGAAGTCCCCTTCGAGGAGTTGTCCGGGGAGTTCGACCGGGCCTACAAGTCTCTGGCCCAGCAGATCCGGATCCCGGGCTTCCGTCCGGGTAAAGCGCCCGCGAAGCTGATCGAGGCCCGGGTCGGTCGCGATTCGATCCTCGCCCAGGTGGTCAACGACGCGCTCCCGACCAAGTACTCGCAGGCCGTCGAGGAGACCGACACGAAGGCCATCGGTCAGCCCGAGATCGACCTCGCCGAGCTCGTGTACGGCGATCCGGTCACCTTCACCGCCGAGGTCGACGTCCGTCCGGACGTCGAGCTGCCGGACTACTCGACCCTGGCCGTCGAGGTCGACGCCATCGAGGTCGACGACGCCGAGGTCGAGGAGCAGGTCGAGGGGCTGCGAGCCCGATTCGGCACGCTGAAGGGCGTCGACCGTGGCGCCGAGAACGGTGACTTCGTCTCGATCGATCTGGCCGCCACCGTCGACGGCGAGGCCGTCGAAGAGGCCTCGACCGAGGGCCTGTCGCACGAGGTCGGCTCGGGTCAGCTGATCGAGGGCCTCGACGACGCGCTGGTCGGGATGACGGCCGGCGAGAACAAGGAGTTCACCACCAAGCTCGTCGCCGGCGACCATGCCGGTGAGGACGCCCAGGTGACGGTGACCGTGAACTCGGTCAAGGAGCGCGAACTCCCCGAGCTCGACGACGAGTTCGCCCAGATGGCCAGTGAGTTCGACACCGTGGCCGAACTGCGCGAGAGCCTGGTCGATCGCGTCGAGCAGTCGAAGAAGCTCGAGCAGGCCAACGCGATCCGCGACAAGGTCCTCGAGGAGCTGCTCGAGAAGGTCGAGATCCCGCTGCCGGAGAAGGTCGTCGCCGACGAGATCGAGGGCCAGCAGCACCAGGTGATCCACGCACTCGGGCACGATGACGAGCAGGTTGCCAAGTTCCTCGAGGCGCAGGGCAAGACGCGCGAAGAGTGGGACAACGAGGCTCGCGAGGAGGCCGAGAAGTCGGTCAAGACGCAGTTGCTGCTCGATGCCATCGCCGAGCAGCAGGACACCGAGGTCGGCCAGGACGAGCTGACCCAGCAGATCCTCTTCCAGGCGCAGCGCTACGGGATGCAGCCGCAGGAGTTCATCCAGCAGCTGCAGAACGCCGGCCAGGTCGGCGCGGTCTACGCCGATGTCCGGCGGGGCAAGGCACTCGCCGGGATCGTCTCGGACGTCACCGTGACCGACAGCAAGGGCGCGGCAGTCGACACCGACGAGTTCTTCGGCAAGCCCGAGGAAGCAGCCGACGAAGACGCAGCCGACGACGACAGCGCGGAGAACTGA
- a CDS encoding ATP-dependent Clp protease proteolytic subunit, with protein sequence MSEPTIHTPTLSSGVSGLNLTDSVFERLLRERIIFLGTQVDDDIANRLCAQILLLAAEDPTRDINLYINSPGGSVTSGMAIFDTMQLAECDVATYAMGMAASMGQFLLAAGTPGKRHALPHARIMMHQPSAGIGGTAADIAIQAEQFAATKKEMNRLNAEFSGQPLEKIEADADRDKWFTAQEAKDYGLVDHVVTRASVTPS encoded by the coding sequence GTGAGTGAGCCGACCATCCACACACCAACGCTGAGTTCGGGAGTGTCGGGGCTGAACCTGACCGACTCCGTGTTCGAGCGACTGCTCCGAGAGCGCATCATCTTCCTCGGCACCCAGGTCGACGACGACATCGCGAACCGGTTGTGCGCGCAGATCCTGTTGCTCGCCGCCGAGGACCCGACGCGCGACATCAACCTCTACATCAATTCACCGGGTGGTTCGGTCACCTCGGGCATGGCCATCTTCGACACGATGCAGCTGGCCGAGTGCGACGTCGCGACCTATGCCATGGGCATGGCGGCGTCGATGGGGCAGTTCCTGTTGGCAGCCGGTACCCCGGGCAAGCGCCACGCACTGCCCCACGCGCGGATCATGATGCACCAGCCGTCGGCGGGCATCGGCGGTACCGCGGCCGACATCGCCATCCAGGCCGAGCAGTTCGCGGCCACCAAGAAGGAGATGAACCGCCTCAACGCCGAGTTCAGTGGGCAGCCGCTGGAGAAGATCGAGGCCGACGCCGATCGTGACAAGTGGTTCACCGCGCAGGAGGCCAAGGACTACGGGCTGGTCGATCACGTGGTCACCCGCGCATCGGTGACGCCGTCCTGA